Within Vicia villosa cultivar HV-30 ecotype Madison, WI linkage group LG1, Vvil1.0, whole genome shotgun sequence, the genomic segment aaaacggaccgCCCGCCTGCCCTGCCTTAATCCCGCCTGAAAATGAGCAAGGCGGGCATGCCTGCCAAGTGAAATGAGCATAAAAATCatgtccgccccgccaagatggtgGGTTGGCGGGCGACGGGCTTGcctgcctatttttatttatatttttttcatttttttgatatattaataggtttttttaccttttaattaaatttttcacttattttttaaaatatttttttataaaaacaactttttaaCACGATTGTCCATAGATATTAGAAATCATAATTAAGAATTAAATTATAAAGATAATATCACTTTCCGCAAGTATCTTTGTTGAAATAGTTCTGCATATTCAAATTTGAACTGGATTTTCTGTAATGGAATAACcttgtgttttatttttgtttaacatGATATATGGATGTTTGTTAGCTTATGATATTGGCTAAGTGCAATGTTGAAATCATGACTTACAATATCAAAAGTTAATAATCTTTCAATGACATAATATAatcaatttctcattttcatgtgCAGATGTTTTCAGTAAAAGATCCAAATCAATCATGGTatcaattaggggtggcaaaacggaccgcccgcccgccccgccttaatcCCGCCAAAAAATGAGCaaggcgggcatgcccgccaagtgaaatgggcataaaaatcatgtctGCCCCGCCAAGATGGTGGGTTGGCGGGCGACGGGCTTGcctgcctatttttatttatatttttttttcatttttttgatagattaatagtttttttaccttttagttaaattttttaaaatatttttttataaaaacaaattttacttaaaaatattacatatatttacaaataaatatataaaataaaccatcaagaattggaattactaaaattaactaaaatagagggaattttggaggaggggcggGCTTTGGAAGGCGGCGGACATTGGCGGAGCGGGCTAtagcgggcggcgggttttgacgagtggcgggcctaaaatcccaacccaacccgccattttttggcgggtgcgcgggccgggCCGGCGGGCCACGGCcagttttgccacccctagtatcAATAGATACATTATTTATGTATATAGGCATTATAATAGGTTTTACCAATAATTAGCCTACAATGATATTATGAATATACAAACCCAATGCATTGAATCACAAAAACACTATATTGTAAACcgtaataatattataataaagaGAAAAACAGAGTTGATGAGTTATTGTCAAGTACCAACGTGTAAAACAATTACTCCGTGTTGGAAACTTAAATGAAAGAGAATAAAGGGTTGTAAGTTACAATTCATGAAACTTTATGATGCATTAAagacaaaaaaattatttcaatgaaTGACACGTTATTATACCAAGGCATGGTGTATAGATTTTCATGATTATTAGGTTACGTAACATCAAATAAAAATAGACATTTTAACTATTTTGTGAAGCAACCTTGCAtgcaaaattttatatatattcaaAGACAAAGCAACCTTTCATTGTATCCGCATGGTTTATTAGGAAACAACGAAGAAAAATCTGCATATAATTAAGAAAACCCAAGAAAACTTGAAgatgtcatcttcaaccttgaaAGGGTAGGTTACATATTATGATATCAAAATCAATTTATCTTCAGTTTGCTATAAGATTGCATGTAATTGTTTAGAAATGTTTTATACTCGTACCCGATAGTTTTTTCTGTACAGATTTGTGCCTCTCAACACTGATCAACTTTACGGGATGCTTGTAAACATTAAGGAAGAACATGTTGAGCCTACCAAGCATGCTCCAGCAAAAGTGTTTGAGGGTTGCAGAAAGAGTTCTCTTGGTTGAAATAAATCAACAAGTCTGGAAAGAGAGACAACCAATTATTTGTAATTAATATCCTTAACTGATTGTGTCAATTAAAATACTACATGATAAAATATACCTTATGTGATAGTGTGGCATTATCAATTATATTTACTAACTAAATGCGATTGTGCGATATTTCCCAGCTGAAGCGGTACATGAGGTCCTCCGTCCCGACATTACTTCGTGTCTTATTCGAAATTTTGACAGGGGTGAGCATTTTCCATGTGAAATCATCAAATCAAACATGCCAAATGTGGAAATGTATCTTGGAAAATGATGGTATTCTTTTGCTAAATCCAAAAAGTTGGAAGCTGGAGATAAGCTTTATTGCACATACATATCAGAGGAAACAAATTTGTATCTCAGGTTGCAGAGAAAAGGGAAATAGAAGGACATTTGAAGTTGATAAATGCATGATGTTGGGCCTTTTGGCAGTTATTCTATTTATGTTGTTTCTTGTCATTTTTAAACTTCTATTTATTTAGTACGAAACTTATGCAATTTGGTACCAATATGTAATACACCAGTATGGTTGTGTAATTTATCGTTGTTTGCTgcatatttatgttatttaagTATTCTAAAATATGACCACAAATACCACACAAAAAAATATCAATTGTTTTTTAATTAGAACCAAAACTTAATTAACCAATCGAAACCAAAGCTTATATCAAACCTGAAAGTGGTAACAAATTGGGATAACTTGAAGACATAGCCGATTCGACTTTGATTAGTTGTATGGGTAAAGAGAATGATTATGCTGGTGCAGACCATTATTTAGCAGCATTCTTCGGGGTATTGGAATAAACAACGTCGTTAGCTTCCCCGTTAGCGGATTCATCTACGTGTGAGCCAAACTTGTTGGCCTTATACCAGAAGAAGTAAAAAAACAAAACCATTATGAATGAATACTACAACATGTATTTACATAGATTAAGATAAAAATAGTCCTTTGAGTCGGTCATTTCAAGGAAAGCATGCATGTCaagaatcaaacaaattatgAATGAATACTATAACATGTATTTATATAGATTAAGATAAAAAAAGTCCTCTGAGTCTGTCATTTCAAGGCAAGAATACACGTGtagaaatcaaataaaatatgaatGAATATTACAAAATGTATTAACATAGATTAAGATAAAAATAGTCCATTGAGTCGGTCATTTCAATGCAAACATGCATGTCaagaatcaaacaaattatgAATGAATACTACAACATGTAATTACATAGATTGAGATAAAAAAAAGAGAGTCATTTGAGTCTGTCATTTCAAGGCAAACATGCATGTGtagaaaacaaacaaaatatgaatgaataTTACAACATGTGTTTACATAGATTAAGATAAAAAAGGTCCTTTGACCCGGTCATTTCAATGCAAGCATGCATGTCAAGAATCAAACAAGTTATGAATGAATACTACGACATGTATCTACATAGATTAAGATAAAAAGAAGTCCTTTGAGTATGTCATTTCAAGGCAAGCATGCATGACAAGAATCAAATAAATTATGAATGAATAATACAACACGTATTTACATAGATTAAGACCAAGAAAAAGTCCTTTGAGTCTGTTATTTCAAGGCAACCATGCATGTCAAGAATCAAACAAATTTTCATAAACAAATATCAAGACTCAAACAGTTGGTAAAACCGAAGCGACAGTTGTGGTACATTAGCAGCTAAACTATTTATTATAACCACTGACTTCTTGGGAAATCGTCCTTAATGATGATTTAATTCGTTCTATCTTCAAATAGTTTCCCAACTAATAATTATTCAATTTGTTTTGTTAATTGTAATATTGTTCGCCAATTTTCCTACCATAACTAATGTGTGTAAATTCAAAGTTAAACACCAGAAATTGTCTGGACAACATGCACATGTTGTTGTCTCGCAACATTCTTTTAATATTTAGCAATTAAAAATTCCCATTAACAGACAATCACAACATAAATACAACCATAGTGTGAACCATAttgaaattgcatatcatagtttGCAGTAGAACATGACATATATCAATTTAAACGTAATAGTTATAAACTTACTTTGAATGTAATTTAAAGTCAACTAATTTGAAGATAGATTAAATCTCCATTTATATTAACGAAACTGAACagaagttagttttataacaggtccaaaatatcaaaagaaataaATAACATTAACAAAGACATTGTCTTGTTCAAAACTAATAATGATTAAACATGTAAAAAATATGAAGGTAACTATTTCTCTATCTTGATATGTTTGCTAAGCTTGGTTGAGGATAGTTGGACTCTCTCAATATCTTCCACTGCAACAGTTAAAGACCTCTTTGATGGAGTAAGGCCTGAATTTCCAATTGCATGGTCATAATCTGCAGATGCAGATAAGGGCTCCTGCATGAGCATGGAGAAACAATTATCTGCATATTATGAAGATAAAAATAGTGGAATTTATGTTATAATCTGAGGTAAAAACTCACAAAAACAATTATCAATTCATCTTGTGACTCTTGATTCGGTGTTAGAAGCTTTGAAGTATGCTGCCAAGTCCAAACAATATTAGTCTAGTTTAGTCGACACGGGATTATAACATGAAGGAATTATCAAATATTACCTCTTCGGATTTGAAATTATCCCTTATCTTCTTACGGGTACCCTCATCATCTTTTACCCAATGACAGATAGTCATGCCTTATTGGGCTGAAAAACAACTCTTATAGCCAACTCATTTTTTAGTATTGCATCGAGTTTATAGGGGAATTTGAGGGGATCATCTTCACCCGActaaatcatcaaaataattttaatgaatCATGTGTTCTAACAAACATAAATGTGAACAAGTTAATTTTTATACCTCGATCAAATCCTTTTTCATCTGAAGAGCAAACTTTCCAGCTAACCTCGCACAATTAACACCCCAAAAGATAAACTTGGACTTGAATTTACTGTCAGACGCCAAAACTTTAAGCTTAAACCTAAaacatttatgaaaaaaattagcATTGTGTAAAAATAAATTGGCAAAATAAGGATTAGATACACAAAATACCTCAGGACTGGCTCTGCAGATATGCGTTTGGCATAATACATAAGTTTCCCATCCTTTAAAGACACACTCCTCGTGCATTCAACACATCCATCATAATACAATCCTGACTGCCCACACTCAAATTTCTCCAATGTTGCAACAATCACACAGGTAGTCTCCTAAAAGAATTACGATTGTTATTGAATAAAAACAATTGATACAAATACATAATATCAACAGTATTATGTGAGATATCAAATGTCTTACATGTTGCAAAATTGCAATTTCAGAAAGGCTCAAAATTTCAGCTTTCCACATAAACTTATCAAACTCATAAAATTATGAGTTTTGTGTTGCATCTACTTGCAAACTCGAAGACGACAACAATGGTAAATAATTTTTAAGACGGTTAAGCATGAAAACATGAAAGTTATGCATTAATAATTGACAATTAGCTAAAAACAACATTCTAAATGTCAAACCGATGTATATAAAATGCATATTGTACCTTTCTTTAAGATTGTTAATCTCCTTAATACTAACATCATTAATCACCAATTTTTTGTCGTTCCATGCGTTCGAATTTCTCAACGGATAATCTCCtgcaataataaataaatttcattgtaAGATATAAGTAATTGATTAATTACTTACCTTGtataaaacaaacataaaatgttaagttaaagACATCAAACTGTGACACCTTGAGACTCGTTAACCCTTGCATTAATCAGTAGAAAAACTATATTGCCATCTTCCTTATGATTCGTGTAATATTCCTAAAGCTGCACAACAAGTTCACCCTATATAGTACATTGCACAACTTCTTTGCTGCAtccaaaaacattttaaaacacTTAGTGGTTATTCCAATATATAGATTTATAGTAGATATCATCCTTATTAAACAAAACTATGAAGATCAAATAAAATGCAACATACCTCATGTTAGTCAATGTAAAAACAACCTTGATTTTGTTGTTATCAACAATTATTTGGGACTGAGAGATCTCAGTTACTCCTCTTACAATATCTATAAAAAATGCTAAAGAATGCGGTCAAATAACATTTTTAGCTTAACAAACTAGAAACTAACATAACTTAAAGTAGATGTTTAACTCACCAACCAACACAATAGACTTAAATCTTACCTCAATTGTTGAATCCAACCCATGTATGCTAAGGTAGTTTACAGGAATCTCATCAAGTTCTGTCTTTTTAACCAAAGTTGAACCACGGGAAACCAATTTGAAACTATGCTTGGTAGacctaaaagaaaaatcattgTTTGAAACCTTAAAATTTTACATGATGTAAGAACATCCAACTTCAAGTTGCATCTTAAATGTCTGAACCAAAAAAAGGAGGCACAATCACTTGAATCATATCGAGCTACAAAAagcaaataaaaactaattagatAACAATAAACATTTTGCAGCAATATATTACGTTATTGAACAAAAAGGATACCTTCGAATCAACCAAAATCATCTCCAAGTATTCTTTGTTCGAAGCACCGGTAACACTCCATAGATGTTTACATCTAACAACTATCTTCCATAAATCCTTTAAATCATTGATATCTTTGACAGCTTCAATAGGGCGAGCCATAGATCGATTTGTTCActctaaataaaaaatttgattagAACACATGTAATCCCGTAACAGTTTCGTGATGCTTGTTTAAAACCTGACTTGGGTGAGAATATGCACACAattaataagaagaaaaaaacagaTTGTTTTACACAATTACCTTTTTTCGGATTTCACAATATTGGTGGTGATGTTGGAAGACCATTGTTTTGGGAAGGCAATAAATAGTCATTGGCTTTTTGTATCTGATTAGGGTTTATGGAAAATTGGAATTAAGTGGAGATAGGAAATTGTgatggtgtgaatttgaatagtGTCTATTACAATTCCTAAACTATTCGTGAACCTGCAGTAAATAAGAGGATGTAGGGTTGAACAATTGAAGTATGGAGTTGTGGAAGTGTTTTGGAGTAGTGGAGCATTaaagaataaaacaaataaatataaggacaaaacttaggtacaattctttaggtgtggttcttactatttttcaataaaaatatgacaaatatatgtaaatatgatttagtgagtgaaagtaggagaaatttgcatacgtgtaagagaaaattatacacttgtcatattttctttggaaaatagtaagaaccacacctaaagaattgtacctaagttttgtcctaaATAAAATATCTGACAAAATGTGTAGTGATGACAAATCAACAACATTTATTGCCAAAACAATGTGGTGAGAGTAGTGGATAAAAAAGACTAAGTTGCCCTTGTTATTAGTCAAAATTAATTTTGGATTAGTGAGGTTAAACTTGGTTCTTCCAGGTACTTATAGATTACTTAGATTTTTATAGATTGATAATAGATTTATTTGATAtgatataattataattagatGCACGTGTAAGAAAATTACATTGGTgtatgataattaattttttttaatatattactttttatttttaatttcatgtaaaatataatttaatctatttttttaaagaactCATTTAATTAAGAGTTTATACATGTGATTTCACATAATACAAATCGTTAATTGATTGtcaatgtaaaattaatttatattaatattatgcaTTTTATTTACTCCTTAATTAACTCttataaaaatatgtgtgaaTCACATGTGATAGAAAAGAGAAAAATGGAAAATTAAGCTTAAACAAAAGACAAGCCAACAAAATCATATAATAAAACAAAGGAAAGAGATATGTGATtcttaaataataaacaatatatTCTCACAAAGAGATAAgtgatttttaaataataaacaatatatCCACACAATTAGTTCTTAGTTTTATTAGAATATTTGCACAAACATTTCTTTCTTAAATTGTGTGGAAGAGAGTCTCTTAATAATCGAATTGAGTCGAACTGAGCTTGATCATAATCAAAGCGACTGCACCGAAGAAAGAGAGATAAATATATGGTGTCACACCTATCTCTCTTACTTCCAATCGCGTGAGAAGTTTCCAAATATTGTAATGATATTCACATTATAGTTTGTGTAATGGGACAATTATGCATTTCTTCAGGAGACTTTCCCATAAATAGGGGTGTTGCAATCTATCATAGGTCGGCAGAAGATCCAGGAGGCCCGACCCAAATAAAGTAACGATTCATCCAATCACTTGTACGCCCTAGGAAAGAGCATAGGAAATCTTAGTTCAAGATACATATAGCAGTTTCCCGCATATTATGCCTAAATAATAATGGGTGGTTACAATTGATCCACAATATAAACGAAAGTGTGTCATTATCCAGGTAtataatttcaaattcaaacttcattCACTCGTCTCATTCATATGCTAACCTTGCAGGTCAGTCCCTTTTTCACCGCATCAGAACTCAAGTTCATTGGTGCATCCTACAACCTCTATTCTCCGATCAATCATAGATCCTTCAAAAAATAGTGGTGTTGCTTGTGAGAATCGACCTTTAATTCTCGTGTTTTCCATGATTGAATTCTCTTACTTTGATTCACCGATTCGAAGCTTTCTCCACCTAGCAGATCGAAATTCCTGATATCAAAGCTCAAACTCAATGTTTTTTTAATCTATTTCGGTACCAAATCAACtctaatttttagaatttctaaATCTATTATCTCTAGATCTTTCGATAATGGTTGGATCTAAAGTCATTCACTTTTCCGCTTTGCACAAAGTTGCCGCCACTCCTCCTCCTCCTTAAGCCGCAAGATATAACTCACCTTTTCCTTAAGGCAGTATGGATCATACCGTTTTAAACACTTTGTTACATCTAAATTTTTTCCAACATCCTCAAATCATATGATCTGATTCAGATATCCAACAAATTGAGCTTTCCCCCGGACCTCTAACACCACCGCCAACCTCAAGACTATAAGCTTTACATGGAACTTCATGGCTTAAACCTCGAAGGAGCACTTGGAGTGATTCAAGCGCATATTGTATTTCTTGACTGACTGCGTGACATCCTCCAAATCTTTAGTATGGTTGCATCCTCCAATAGTTTTCACTATCACGTCGTCAACATATACCTCTAAGTTTGACCTTATTTGATGGGAGAACACATCATCCACGAGTCATTAATAAATTTTGCCCTATATGATATTGTAGTAGTAGTTGCCATGATTTGACAAGAAGGTTGTTTTAGAGGTGTCTTAGGGATCCATCTGAATCTGGTTGTACCCCAAGTATGCATCAATGAAGCTCAACATGCAGTAGCATGAGGATCCATCGATAAGACGATAAATATCTGTTAGTGGACTGGATACGAGTCCTAGGGATAGGCGACATTAAGGTCAATGAAGTCCACGCACATGTGCCATTTATTGTTTGTCTTTCTTACCATCACCATGTCTGTTATCTCACTGCATGTTGTCTCTAGGGTCACGTGGCCCCTTACTCATACATGTTCGCTAGACAATTCTATTAACGAGCCATCGAACACTTTAACATCGTAAGGATTGATTTGAATTTTCTGGAAAGCCTCTCAGAATAAGACTTCGCCAGATCTCCCAGGATCTATCAAGACTCGCTTAATATCCTAGTTGTCATGTTGCACAGGGATGACCAGAGGGTCATTATCATGAGGGTTGACTTTGAGGGTGTCCctgttggagaagatgatgttAGCCCATACTTCCCCTTGTTTTACCCTGGGTAAACAAGAGATATCACATTAACAACAAGCACCTGCCTTACATATATCCTTCGGGATGAGCTGGAACTATCTCCATCAGCAAAACCTTATACAATGGTATTTGTATTGGAGTTTAGAGTTTTGTCGACCATCTTCGAATGGAAGATGAAAGGAATCAAAATAAAAGAGGAGAGACTCAGGTTAGTCTTATTGGGGACCCATGGTGGGCTCTACTGTACTAGTTAAAAAAGTTAAAGTGTGCAGCATATCCATACAAGGGTAGGGGATACTTAAAAGCCTTATGAGGTTTGTAATAAATTAGAGTGGTTAGACTTTGCCCAATGCAGAGAGAAGGCTTGTAAAGTGATGTTACAGTAGTTTCACATGACCGTCTCACGTGAGGTCAGAGGATCTGTGTATCAGCATAGTGCTTCAAGTGTTATGTGTGAGTTATAATATGTCCCCTTCTCCTATTACGGGGGAAGCATTTACAGAGGCCTTGggattagggttttcttttgaagggtcatcgcccACCTAATCAATGGTGGACTGTTGGATCTCTATTTCATAGGGAGACATGGACCAACTATTGGACCTGACTTCTCTCTACCCATAAAATAACTTTTCCCATGTTTCTTATTGTTCCCTTTTGGGTAACTCTGAGTATAAGATGTTCGTGGTCAACATCTGCTTTGTGTATTTCCTTTAGGAGGAGTTGGAACTTCCTCCGTCGGTGAAACATCTTACTATGGTGTTGATTTTGGAATGTGGAACTTTACAAGCCATCATCGGATGATGGTGGAAAGGATGATAATGAAAGAGGTGTGGTCCAGGTTATTTTTACCGGGGCCCTAGTGGGCGCCACTGTATTAGTTAAAAAGTACAAGTGTGTGTGGTATCTCTACAAGGGTAAGGGATAACCAGGGCTTTAGTAGTTTTATAACAACTATGGCTCACCCACGTCGGTGAAAGGCCATGTATGGTGTTGTTTATGGTGTTTACGTTGATAGGAGATACCAACTCACGTGAAGTGGAATTTTCTGTAACATGCGTAATGTTTGTCAAGTTATGATTTGTCTTTATCTCGTTACGGGAAAGGTATTTATAGAGGCACTTGGCCTACAGTTTCCTTAGGAATGATAACCACCCACTAGTCAATGATGGACTGTTGAATCCCTTCTTTCTAGGAAAATATGGATCAATTATTAAATCTAACTTCACTCTAAGCAGGAAACGTCTTTCTACATGTTTCCCATAACTGGGCGAGTGGGAGACGCTTAAGGCAAGACGATTCACACTAGGAGGCGCCAATATAGTCATCACCTCTTTTGAGGGCTATAGCTTTCCTCACCTTAGATAGACCTTATACAGATATAATCCTACAAGTTTCATGCATACAATTCACTAGTTTCGAAGATTACTAGTCTGATCAACCATGCTCGGACTTGATCATGCATCTTTTAGTTTGAGAAGTCAATTGTTATATTGATTGATTAATAAAATATGCGAATTCTTCCACTACATGTTTATTTATACAATCATCTCCACCATCTGATCACTTAAACGAGTTGTGAGAGGCGTCTTTAATATTTAATGTGTCCAACTCTTTATAgactttttttttattgaattaaaaaatattacaaaaggttAAAGCCtacaattatattaaaaaaatgtgctattaaatgttttttaatataatttattgaaTGACTTTATTAGGTCAACAATTGAATGACTTTATTAAAGTCTACAATTGAATGACTTTAACATTAACAGCAGCTACGACATTCTTTGCCCCTCTTATTCCAGTTTTTTTTGCCTTCCCTGTTGTTGCATCACGGTTATTAAGGGTGCAAACTTTCTTCGTAACTTTCTTCCCCTTTGTCGAGACATATCCAGTGTCTGCAACTAATCCATCAATGACTTTCGTAGCTTCTTCATTTCTGATAAATCAAATCGCATTAAAGAAATTATTATGTGATAAGTAGAATGTAAGGATAGGAAAATAAAAACTGTTACTTTACATTGTTTCGCCATGATTAACATTTAACTACTAAAATGTTAATAAAAAACCATATACTTgaacaaattattattttaattaacaaattcGAGAGACTCAAGTCATATATCAAATCTTCTttttggacaaaccctaattgtatccaaaagaaaaccctaatccaccCAATTCGACAATTTCTCAACTACTTAAATGCAATCTTCTTATTAACTGAAGAAGGAAATGATTACTTAAATAAACAATCAGGAATGTTTCATCAAAAGCCTGAAAAATTATTGAATATGTCTTACAACAAATCCTCCATAACAAAATGGTAACCATTAATCTATCTGAGAATCGTTGAGATGACAAATTGATAAATGTGTTAAATTTCTTATCCAATTTGTTTGCTTACTTGTAACCGACACGATCGCACTCTCCCAAACTCATCTTCACCGCCCTGTGAAAACTCTGTTTTCGG encodes:
- the LOC131650284 gene encoding uncharacterized protein LOC131650284, coding for MARPIEAVKDINDLKDLWKIVVRCKHLWSVTGASNKEYLEMILVDSKLDMIQVSNNDFSFRSTKHSFKLVSRGSTLVKKTELDEIPVNYLSIHGLDSTIEVRFKSIVLVDIVRGVTEISQSQIIVDNNKIKVVFTLTNMSKEVVQWLTSLKVSQFDVFNLTFYVCFIQGDYPLRNSNAWNDKKLVINDVSIKEINNLKERYNMHFIYIGLTFRMLFLANCQLLMHNFHVFMLNRLKNYLPLLSSSSLQETTCVIVATLEKFECGQSGLYYDGCVECTRSVSLKDGKLMYYAKRISAEPVLRFKLKVLASDSKFKSKFIFWGVNCARLAGKFALQMKKDLIEHTSKLLTPNQESQDELIIVFEPLSASADYDHAIGNSGLTPSKRSLTVAVEDIERVQLSSTKLSKHIKIEK